In one window of Schistosoma haematobium chromosome 5, whole genome shotgun sequence DNA:
- a CDS encoding hypothetical protein (EggNog:ENOG410W3WW~COG:S): protein MTYGEEPTWKSLQNDQIKDGRLEYLGRRILKYPKTDGDNDDYNNKQIETNKDRFEELIDEINERSEFLTQMRKLGRLKEYQTTVETEISQLIREMEQIDLKRINQMNQNNLND from the exons ATGACATATGGTGAAGAGCCTACATGGAAATCATTACAAAATGATCAAATCAAAGATGGAAGGTTAGAATATTTAGGTCGTCGTATACTGAAATATCCCAAAACCgatggtgataatgatgattataataataagcaaATTGAAACTAATAAGGATAGATTTGAAGAAT TAATAGATGAAATTAATGAAAGAAGTGAATTTTTGACACAAATGCGAAAACTTGGACGACTCAAAGAATATCAAACAACTGTTGAAACAGAAATATCTCAA tTAATACGTGAAATGGAACAAATTGATTTGAAACGAATCAAccaaatgaatcaaaataatttGAACGATTAA
- a CDS encoding hypothetical protein (EggNog:ENOG410W3WW~COG:S) yields the protein MGGFWNTKKVNYSEETKKVLNDLVNESKISNFYRRSISDSIKNGKSLSTNFENTSKIGRNLLSEQKKKSIKRARRPQRRTRSLIELSGAYDPVPYNPSPITINTGAAEKLRLAHLMTYGEEPTWKSLQNDQIKDGRLEYLGRRILKYPKTDGDNDDYNNKQIETNKDRFEELIDEINERSEFLTQMRKLGRLKEYQTTVETEISQLIREMEQIDLKRINQMNQNNLND from the exons ATGGGAGGGTTTTGGAATACTAAGAAGGTTAACTATAGTGAAGAAACTAAAAAGGTTTTGAATG ACCTTGTAAATGAATCAAAGATTTCGAATTTTTATCGTCGGTCAATAAGTGACTCAATTAAAA ATGGGAAAAGTCTAAGCACAAACTTTGAAAATACATCCAAAATTGGGAGAAATTTACTTTCGGAACAGAAAAAGAAATCGATTAAGAG GGCCAGAAGACCACAACGAAGAACGAGATCACTGATAGAGCTTAGCGGTGCGTACGACCCAGTTCCATATAACCCGTCTCCAA ttACCATAAATACAGGAGCTGCGGAGAAACTACGTTTAGCACATTTAATGACATATGGTGAAGAGCCTACATGGAAATCATTACAAAATGATCAAATCAAAGATGGAAGGTTAGAATATTTAGGTCGTCGTATACTGAAATATCCCAAAACCgatggtgataatgatgattataataataagcaaATTGAAACTAATAAGGATAGATTTGAAGAAT TAATAGATGAAATTAATGAAAGAAGTGAATTTTTGACACAAATGCGAAAACTTGGACGACTCAAAGAATATCAAACAACTGTTGAAACAGAAATATCTCAA tTAATACGTGAAATGGAACAAATTGATTTGAAACGAATCAAccaaatgaatcaaaataatttGAACGATTAA